TCGCGGAGCGCCAGCCGGCCGTCAACCAGGGGGAGATCGCCGACGCCGTCGGGGTGACGAGCCAGGCCGTCTCCGAGTACATCCGCGAACTCGTCGACAACGGGTTCGTCGAGAAGGAAGCCCGATCGCGGTACCGCGTGACGAAGCGGGGTGTCGACTGGCTGTTCCGGCAGGCCTCCGACGTGCGCCGCTTCGCCGACCACGTGACCGAGGACGTCCTCGGCAGCATGCAGGAAGACGCGGCGTTTGCGACCGCCGACATCGAGGCCGGTGAGACGGTCTCGCTGTCGATCCGGGAGGGACTGTTGCACGCCTCACCGGGCGACGACGGCCCGGCAACGGGGATCGCAACGACCGACGCCGGAGCCGGTGCCGTCGTCGGCGTCACCGGCTTCACCGGCGTTATCGACCTCGAACCGGGCACGGTGACGGTGTTTCAGGTCTCCCCGATCCGATCGGCGGAACCGGGTGAGTCGACGGCGCTGGCGTCGGCCGCGGCGGCGGCCGATGTCGTCGTAGCCGCCGGAGTCGAAGCGGTCGCCGTACTGGAGGCGTCGGGACACGACCCCGACGTGACGTTTGCGGCCGGCGAAGTTGCCGCCGACGCCGCCGGCCGGGGACTGGACGTGGTCGTCGTCGCGACGACGGATCTCGCCGGGCGGGTCACCGACGCCCTTCGGGACTCGGGGCTCGCCTACGAGGTCGACGATCTCTGAACGTCACAGCACGTCGTCGAACCCGTACCACCCCGGCTCCTGGCCAGTGAGCCACTCCGCGGCGTCGACGGCCCCGGCGGCGAAGACGCGCCGCGACTCGGCCCGGTGAGTCAGCGTCAAGAGTTCGTCGTTGCCGGCCAACAGGAGTTCGTGCTCGCCGCGGACGGTGCCGGCCCGGCGGACGTGGACGCCGACTTCCGAGTCCTCACGGGAGTGCTCGCCCTCCCGGCCGTGGGTGCGCTCTAACGCCGCCTCCCGGGTCGAATCGACGACGTCGAGGATCGTGTTTGCGGTGCCGCTCGGGGCGTCTCGCTTGCCGCTGTGATGGGTCTCCGTGAGTTCGACGTCGTAGTCGGGTAGCGCCTCGACGCCGGCCTCGACCACCCGGAGGAGTGCTTGCACGCCGCGGGCGAAGTTCGACGCTTTCAGAACGGCGATCGATTCGCTGGCCGCCCGGAGTGTCTCGATCCCCGCCTCGCCGAAGCCGGTCGTGCCGACGACGTAGGGGACGCCCGCCTCGGCGATCACGCCGGCGTACTCCCGCGTGGCCTCGGGGACGGTGAAATCCACTACCGCGTCGGCGTCGTCGAGCAACTCGGGGAGGTCCTCGCTCGGGTACACGCGCACGTCCTCGACGGTGTCCGATGTGGTGGCGACCCCCACGACGTCGTGGCCGCGACCGCTCGCCTCTGCGACGATTTCGCTGCCGGTTCGGCCGGTCGCACCGACGACGACGAGATTCATCGTTCGAGGTCCTCGAGGACGGCCTGAAGCGTCTCGCGGTGCTCCGGCTGGAGGGGGTTCAGTGGCGAACGCATCGTCGACGAGTGGATCCCGCGCATCTCCATCGCCTCGTTGATTGGGATCGGGTTGGTCTCGACGAACAGCGTCCGGAAGAGGTCGCCGAGTTCGTACTGGAGCTCGCGGGCGCGCTCGAAGTCACCAGCCAGCGCCGCCCCGACCAGCGCAACGGTGCGCTCGGGTTCGACGTTCGCCGAGACGCTGATACAGCCCGAACCGCCCTGGGCGACGATCGGCAGCGTGAGCGCGTCGTCGCCCGAGAGCACGGCGAAGTTCTCCCCGCGGGTGCGCTCTATGACCTCGTTCGTCCGGTTTAATTCGCCGCTCGCGGCCTTGTACCCGACGACGTTCTCGTGTTCGGCCAGCGAGACGGCGGTCTCGACGGCGATGTTGCGCCCGGTCCGCCCCGGAACGTTATAGACGATCTGGGGGAGATCGACCGCGTCGGCGACGGCCCGAAAGTGCGCCTCCATTCCCTCGGGTTCGGGGATGTTGTAGTACGGCGAGATCAACAGCAGGCCGTCCGCGCCGGCGGCGGCG
The genomic region above belongs to Natronomonas moolapensis 8.8.11 and contains:
- the dapB gene encoding 4-hydroxy-tetrahydrodipicolinate reductase; its protein translation is MNLVVVGATGRTGSEIVAEASGRGHDVVGVATTSDTVEDVRVYPSEDLPELLDDADAVVDFTVPEATREYAGVIAEAGVPYVVGTTGFGEAGIETLRAASESIAVLKASNFARGVQALLRVVEAGVEALPDYDVELTETHHSGKRDAPSGTANTILDVVDSTREAALERTHGREGEHSREDSEVGVHVRRAGTVRGEHELLLAGNDELLTLTHRAESRRVFAAGAVDAAEWLTGQEPGWYGFDDVL
- the dapA gene encoding 4-hydroxy-tetrahydrodipicolinate synthase, giving the protein MTHDTFTGVFPAMTTPFHDDESIDHDTLRAHAQRLEAAGVDGVVPVGTTGESATMTHDEHVEVIETVADAVEDVPVIAGSGSNNTREALDLSERAAAAGADGLLLISPYYNIPEPEGMEAHFRAVADAVDLPQIVYNVPGRTGRNIAVETAVSLAEHENVVGYKAASGELNRTNEVIERTRGENFAVLSGDDALTLPIVAQGGSGCISVSANVEPERTVALVGAALAGDFERARELQYELGDLFRTLFVETNPIPINEAMEMRGIHSSTMRSPLNPLQPEHRETLQAVLEDLER
- a CDS encoding DUF7839 domain-containing protein codes for the protein MVDVLDNKRSATKFRVLVEIAERQPAVNQGEIADAVGVTSQAVSEYIRELVDNGFVEKEARSRYRVTKRGVDWLFRQASDVRRFADHVTEDVLGSMQEDAAFATADIEAGETVSLSIREGLLHASPGDDGPATGIATTDAGAGAVVGVTGFTGVIDLEPGTVTVFQVSPIRSAEPGESTALASAAAAADVVVAAGVEAVAVLEASGHDPDVTFAAGEVAADAAGRGLDVVVVATTDLAGRVTDALRDSGLAYEVDDL